A single region of the Granulicella aggregans genome encodes:
- a CDS encoding dehypoxanthine futalosine cyclase, with protein MHCFRSDDLIGIGMEADAIRRGMHPDGIVTYAVDRSFQFDGDAELLLDAVDSAADEGASAIRLTGDVPSLKDLVTILTALRARFPSLRIQALTAKDLEGMAQESGAAEGEILARLRAAGLDAIEGGRLGVSPERWLQLHAAAHRTGLRSRAELTFGGDVTAEELIEQLLALRALQEETAGFTGLSLTGYRPNSERAEFEQPTAVEYLRTLAISRMVLDNFDNIESSGIDQGLKVMQMALRFGANDGGTIAPTGNFTEADLRRVIRDAGFAPVERDALYRTFYLNN; from the coding sequence ATGCATTGTTTTCGCAGCGACGACCTGATCGGCATCGGCATGGAGGCCGACGCGATCCGGCGCGGTATGCATCCGGACGGCATCGTCACTTACGCGGTCGACCGCAGCTTTCAATTTGACGGCGATGCGGAACTCCTCCTTGACGCGGTTGATTCTGCGGCCGATGAAGGAGCGTCTGCGATCAGGCTCACGGGTGATGTACCCAGCCTGAAAGATTTGGTAACCATACTGACCGCACTTCGCGCACGATTCCCTTCCCTGCGGATTCAAGCGTTGACCGCGAAGGATCTTGAAGGCATGGCGCAAGAATCGGGCGCGGCCGAGGGTGAGATATTGGCGCGGCTGCGAGCGGCTGGGCTTGATGCGATCGAAGGCGGAAGGCTGGGAGTCTCACCGGAGCGCTGGCTGCAGTTGCATGCCGCAGCCCATCGCACCGGGCTGCGTTCCCGGGCGGAGTTGACGTTCGGCGGCGACGTTACGGCAGAGGAGCTGATCGAGCAGCTACTGGCTCTGCGTGCCTTGCAGGAGGAGACGGCGGGATTTACCGGCCTGTCGCTGACCGGCTATAGACCGAACAGCGAGCGGGCGGAGTTCGAACAGCCAACGGCTGTCGAGTACCTGCGGACGCTTGCGATCTCGCGCATGGTGCTCGATAACTTCGACAACATCGAATCCAGCGGCATCGACCAAGGGCTGAAGGTGATGCAGATGGCTCTGCGCTTCGGAGCGAACGATGGCGGCACGATCGCGCCCACCGGCAACTTCACCGAGGCGGACCTGCGCCGCGTCATCCGGGATGCGGGATTCGCGCCGGTGGAGCGAGACGCGCTCTACCGGACCTTCTACCTGAACAACTAA
- a CDS encoding PP2C family protein-serine/threonine phosphatase, whose product MPFESLTFAMLSDPGRVRRRNEDACAGDAHHGIFVVCDGVGGAAGGEIASRLAADSFLAHLIEMRQAGISPEVAMHNGVEYANRIVHRQSSQAAALRGMATTLVALYFEPGSTDAAIPSGAWLANVGDSRCYRLRDGQLEQLTLDHSVVEEQVRAGEMTREQADRSPIRNVITRAVGSESRVLADVQRIDVLPGDMYLLSSDGLMRELANPQIASILGAAVPRPADGTEDADQPTSNALLVRAVEELIVCANRNGGGDNITCLLVQAG is encoded by the coding sequence ATGCCCTTCGAATCCCTTACCTTCGCCATGCTGTCTGATCCCGGTCGCGTCCGTCGTCGCAACGAAGACGCCTGCGCCGGCGACGCCCACCACGGTATCTTCGTTGTCTGCGACGGCGTCGGCGGGGCCGCCGGTGGCGAGATCGCCAGCCGTCTCGCCGCCGATTCCTTCCTCGCCCATCTGATCGAGATGAGGCAGGCAGGCATCTCGCCGGAGGTGGCCATGCACAACGGCGTCGAGTACGCCAACCGCATCGTGCATCGCCAGTCAAGCCAGGCAGCCGCCTTGCGCGGCATGGCGACCACGCTGGTCGCGCTCTACTTCGAGCCGGGGTCTACAGACGCCGCCATTCCTTCAGGCGCATGGCTCGCCAACGTGGGCGACAGCCGCTGTTACCGGCTCCGCGATGGCCAACTCGAGCAGTTGACGCTCGACCACTCCGTCGTCGAAGAACAGGTCCGAGCCGGGGAGATGACCCGTGAGCAGGCCGACCGCTCGCCCATCCGCAACGTCATCACCCGCGCCGTCGGATCGGAGTCTCGTGTGCTCGCCGATGTCCAGCGCATCGATGTCCTGCCCGGAGACATGTACCTGCTCTCCTCCGATGGCCTCATGCGCGAGCTCGCCAACCCCCAGATCGCGTCGATCCTGGGTGCAGCGGTGCCTCGCCCAGCGGATGGGACCGAAGATGCGGACCAGCCCACAAGCAATGCTCTGCTGGTCCGGGCCGTCGAGGAACTTATCGTCTGCGCCAATCGCAATGGAGGCGGCGATAACATCACCTGTCTTCTGGTGCAGGCTGGCTGA
- a CDS encoding vitamin K epoxide reductase family protein: protein MRFLIALLAIAGLVVSVLALKVHKMDPSQAPPCAVSEHWDCGAVNHSRFAVFPPHSFDEAPNSRHIPVAAVGIAGYGLIALLALFGRFWIVLHLAEFGFMCACFLSYLEAFVMEKWCIYCVWSQGLITAILLSTLVAVILRRRAAKRSIFA from the coding sequence ATGCGATTTCTGATTGCGCTGCTCGCGATCGCGGGCCTGGTCGTTTCGGTGCTGGCATTGAAGGTACACAAGATGGATCCGTCTCAGGCTCCGCCGTGCGCAGTCTCTGAGCACTGGGACTGCGGCGCGGTGAACCATAGCCGGTTCGCGGTCTTCCCGCCACACAGCTTCGATGAAGCGCCGAACTCTCGCCATATTCCAGTCGCAGCCGTCGGCATCGCGGGGTATGGATTGATCGCTCTCCTGGCCCTGTTTGGCCGGTTTTGGATCGTCCTGCACCTCGCCGAGTTCGGCTTCATGTGCGCCTGCTTCCTCAGTTACCTTGAAGCCTTCGTGATGGAGAAGTGGTGTATCTACTGCGTCTGGTCGCAGGGGCTGATCACTGCGATCCTGCTTTCGACGCTGGTCGCGGTGATTCTGCGGCGGCGTGCGGCGAAGCGCAGCATCTTTGCCTGA
- a CDS encoding cellulose synthase family protein: MEPTLLFSLSAVPAAAIFLGQKGLGHYWRTHYGDHTFEHLYRWNTFDVCLLVPYFIVMVILAFYGIHRYQLVWLYYRNRKNAAKWSEPPARFAEGELPFVTIQLPIFNEQFVIDRLIDACCRMNYPRDRFEIQVLDDSTDETVLVARQIVDRYAAGFPGMDPQPIVYLHRENRYGYKAGALDKGLDVAKGELVAIFDADFVPPPEWAMQVVHHFAEPGIGMVQTRWTHLNRDYSFMTQVEAIMLDGHFVLEHGGRSRAGVFFNFNGTAGMWRRETISQAGGWQHDTLTEDTDLSYRAQMVGWKFKYLQDVECPAELPIEMTAFKTQQARWAKGLIQTGKKILPRVLKSDQPFHTKLEAWYHLTANISYPLMIVLSTLLMPAMIIRSWQGTTQMLLIDLPLFLASTMSVSSFYLVSQKELHPKTWYKTLLYIPFLMALGVGLTITNTKAVLEALFGIKSAFARTPKYRVNNKGEKSQAKVYRKRLGIVPWIELAIGCYFTFTVWYAITSENYFTVPFLLLFVAGYWYTALLSLLQGRFERPGTKGGEMHEKPYPVGI, encoded by the coding sequence TTGGAGCCAACACTGCTTTTCTCTCTCAGCGCCGTGCCGGCTGCCGCCATCTTCCTCGGCCAAAAGGGCCTGGGTCACTATTGGCGGACGCACTACGGCGACCACACCTTCGAGCATCTGTACCGGTGGAATACGTTCGACGTGTGCCTGCTGGTGCCGTACTTCATCGTGATGGTGATCCTTGCCTTCTACGGGATTCACCGGTACCAACTCGTCTGGCTGTACTACAGGAACCGGAAGAACGCGGCGAAGTGGAGCGAGCCTCCGGCGCGGTTTGCCGAGGGTGAACTTCCCTTCGTCACGATTCAACTCCCTATTTTTAACGAGCAGTTTGTCATCGACCGGTTGATCGACGCCTGTTGCCGGATGAACTACCCTCGCGACCGCTTCGAGATCCAGGTACTCGACGATTCGACGGATGAGACGGTGCTCGTGGCGCGGCAGATTGTGGATCGCTATGCGGCCGGATTTCCCGGCATGGATCCGCAGCCCATCGTCTATCTCCATCGTGAGAACCGTTACGGATATAAGGCGGGGGCTCTCGATAAGGGCCTTGATGTAGCGAAGGGCGAGTTGGTCGCGATCTTCGACGCCGACTTCGTACCTCCGCCGGAGTGGGCGATGCAGGTGGTCCATCACTTCGCCGAACCGGGGATCGGCATGGTGCAGACGCGCTGGACGCACCTGAATCGCGACTACAGCTTCATGACGCAGGTCGAGGCGATCATGCTCGACGGGCACTTTGTGCTGGAGCATGGAGGCCGCTCGCGCGCTGGCGTCTTCTTCAACTTCAATGGCACGGCGGGGATGTGGCGCCGCGAGACGATCTCGCAGGCTGGCGGTTGGCAGCATGACACGCTGACCGAAGATACCGACCTCAGCTATCGCGCACAGATGGTTGGGTGGAAGTTCAAGTACCTGCAGGATGTCGAGTGCCCGGCTGAGTTGCCCATCGAGATGACGGCATTCAAGACGCAGCAGGCTCGCTGGGCCAAGGGCCTCATTCAGACTGGCAAAAAAATTCTGCCGCGCGTACTAAAGAGCGACCAGCCGTTTCACACCAAGCTTGAAGCCTGGTACCACCTTACGGCGAATATCAGCTATCCGCTGATGATCGTGCTGAGCACGCTGCTGATGCCGGCCATGATTATCCGAAGCTGGCAGGGCACGACGCAGATGCTGCTGATTGACCTGCCGCTGTTTCTTGCAAGCACGATGTCGGTATCGTCCTTCTATCTGGTCAGCCAGAAGGAGCTGCATCCGAAGACCTGGTACAAGACGTTGCTCTACATCCCGTTCCTGATGGCATTGGGCGTGGGCCTGACGATAACCAATACCAAGGCCGTGCTGGAGGCGCTGTTCGGCATCAAGAGCGCGTTCGCCCGCACGCCGAAGTACCGCGTCAACAACAAGGGTGAGAAGTCGCAGGCGAAGGTCTACCGCAAGCGTCTGGGCATCGTGCCGTGGATCGAACTGGCGATCGGCTGCTACTTCACCTTTACTGTCTGGTACGCGATCACCAGCGAGAACTACTTCACCGTGCCGTTTCTTCTGCTGTTCGTGGCGGGCTACTGGTATACGGCGCTGCTAAGCCTGCTGCAAGGACGGTTCGAGCGTCCTGGGACCAAGGGCGGCGAGATGCACGAAAAGCCCTACCCTGTGGGGATCTGA
- a CDS encoding MaoC family dehydratase has product MSELYFEDFYVGQTFHSVVTAKVTAEEIKEFGQKYDPQPFHLDEAAGEGSFFKGLAASGWLTAAIVMRLRVQSIQVVGGMIGAGVEEMRWTEPVRPGDTIRTEIEVAGVRQSTSRKDYGIVRTRTLAYNQRNEVVLRSTVNFLAPVKS; this is encoded by the coding sequence TTGAGCGAGCTTTACTTTGAAGACTTCTACGTTGGTCAAACGTTCCACTCTGTAGTCACGGCAAAGGTGACAGCCGAAGAGATCAAGGAATTCGGCCAGAAGTACGATCCCCAACCCTTCCACCTCGACGAAGCTGCCGGCGAGGGCTCCTTCTTCAAAGGTCTCGCCGCCTCGGGCTGGCTGACCGCCGCCATCGTCATGCGCCTTCGTGTGCAGAGCATCCAGGTAGTCGGCGGTATGATCGGTGCGGGCGTCGAGGAGATGCGCTGGACCGAGCCCGTCCGCCCCGGCGACACCATTCGCACCGAGATCGAAGTCGCCGGCGTCCGCCAGTCGACCTCGCGCAAGGACTACGGCATCGTGCGCACCCGCACCCTCGCCTACAACCAGCGCAACGAGGTCGTCCTCCGCTCCACGGTAAACTTCCTCGCACCAGTCAAATCCTGA
- the lpxK gene encoding tetraacyldisaccharide 4'-kinase: protein MLPFVPLYASVVTTKRWLHDRGFLVQRRLGHPVISVGSLSAGGAGKTPVVLLLAELLGARGLEVRILTRGYGRVGKLTERVDPNGDAARFGDEPLLLARRAPGAKIFVGRDRYRAGMLAEHHEPAGTKAVYILDDGFQHQKLAREIEVLLVTRQDFEDRLLPAGNMRESLRAIGRADFVVLREDEPELAKMLEKRLPFPLPPILTIRRKLKVVSGPGDPSRPIVFSGLARPEGFFAMLIGTGIDIALTETFPDHHRYSAGDIERLIRSARQKGADGFVTTEKDAVKLSPSMMDSLRSVGPVVVAPLEVELFEDAATIDVILALLTSQVS, encoded by the coding sequence TTGCTGCCCTTTGTTCCTCTCTACGCAAGCGTTGTCACCACCAAGCGATGGCTGCATGACCGCGGATTTCTCGTCCAACGGAGGCTTGGGCATCCGGTGATCAGCGTCGGCAGCCTCTCAGCCGGAGGAGCCGGCAAGACGCCTGTAGTGCTGTTGCTTGCGGAGTTGCTGGGGGCGCGAGGGCTCGAGGTCCGCATCCTCACGCGGGGATACGGCCGGGTAGGAAAGCTGACCGAAAGGGTGGATCCGAACGGCGACGCGGCCCGCTTCGGCGACGAACCGCTCTTACTGGCCAGACGAGCGCCCGGAGCCAAGATCTTCGTGGGACGAGATCGGTATCGGGCCGGGATGCTCGCCGAGCACCACGAGCCCGCCGGAACAAAAGCTGTCTATATTCTGGACGATGGATTTCAACACCAGAAGCTCGCGCGTGAGATCGAGGTACTGCTTGTCACCCGGCAGGACTTCGAAGACAGGCTGCTTCCAGCGGGCAATATGCGCGAGTCGTTGAGAGCGATCGGACGAGCGGACTTCGTTGTCTTGCGAGAGGACGAGCCGGAACTGGCGAAGATGTTAGAGAAGCGATTGCCGTTTCCTCTACCCCCGATTCTGACGATTCGACGGAAATTGAAAGTCGTCAGCGGACCTGGCGATCCTTCGCGTCCCATCGTCTTCAGTGGACTTGCGAGGCCTGAGGGATTCTTCGCGATGCTTATCGGCACCGGGATCGACATAGCGCTGACCGAGACCTTCCCCGACCATCATCGCTACTCCGCGGGCGATATCGAGCGACTGATCCGTTCTGCTCGACAGAAAGGCGCGGATGGCTTTGTGACCACGGAGAAAGATGCCGTCAAGCTATCGCCATCGATGATGGATAGTCTCAGGTCAGTCGGCCCGGTGGTGGTCGCGCCCCTTGAAGTGGAGCTATTCGAGGACGCTGCGACCATCGACGTTATCCTTGCCCTGCTCACCTCCCAAGTCTCGTAG
- a CDS encoding 3-deoxy-D-manno-octulosonic acid transferase → MLAANVKDEESGLESSGDLVSYLDGEMLIYSILLALVLLAGTPFFLFRMATSGRYRAGLAARLGFIPASLRERVAAIRVERRGGGGRRPLTWVHAVSVGEVLAAARLIEEIRTGEFNRQRPGMVFAVSTTTEAGQRLARERLIGCAIFYFPLDFKFVVRHYLRMLEPELVVLMESELWPRLISECAAEKIPVAVANARISDRSFPRYMMLKALWQPLLEKVTLFLAQSDETAKRLQQMGAPRIETTGNIKYDASLAKETTLVTNLRLRIQGDAALIVCGSTLEGEEAMLLDAWPGIVAAYPKALLVIAPRHPERFDHVALLLKERGFLALRGTTFARVRVPVQQGTIFLLDTIGDLAALYRLATVAFVGGSLVPAGGHNPLEPAQAGVPVLIGPSYENFREIVEAMLANEGIAIVDKEHLGSAILGLLRSREKAVAMGSRGRELSAAQSGATARTALALLRLLPPRPDTRGEGGQIRATALGEGVESDSGAAAL, encoded by the coding sequence GTGCTGGCCGCGAACGTAAAGGATGAGGAGTCTGGCCTTGAATCGAGTGGCGACCTGGTCTCATATCTGGATGGGGAGATGCTGATCTACAGTATTTTGCTGGCGCTGGTGCTCCTCGCGGGAACGCCCTTCTTCCTCTTCCGCATGGCAACCAGCGGGCGTTATCGTGCGGGCCTGGCCGCGCGGCTGGGCTTTATTCCTGCGTCCCTTCGCGAGCGCGTCGCGGCGATCCGGGTGGAGCGTCGCGGCGGAGGAGGTCGGCGGCCGCTGACCTGGGTGCATGCTGTCTCAGTGGGCGAGGTGCTGGCGGCGGCACGGCTGATCGAAGAGATCCGGACGGGAGAGTTCAACCGGCAGCGTCCCGGAATGGTCTTCGCTGTCTCGACGACCACCGAAGCCGGTCAGCGACTGGCACGGGAGCGTCTCATCGGGTGCGCGATCTTCTACTTTCCTCTCGACTTCAAATTCGTCGTTCGCCACTATCTTCGTATGCTCGAGCCTGAGCTCGTGGTGCTGATGGAGAGCGAGCTTTGGCCCCGGCTGATCTCTGAGTGCGCCGCCGAAAAGATACCCGTGGCCGTGGCTAACGCGCGCATCTCCGACCGGTCGTTTCCGCGCTACATGATGCTCAAGGCGCTATGGCAGCCTTTGCTGGAGAAGGTAACCCTGTTTCTGGCGCAAAGTGATGAGACGGCGAAGCGGCTGCAGCAGATGGGTGCTCCCCGCATCGAGACAACAGGAAACATCAAGTATGACGCCAGCCTTGCGAAGGAGACGACGCTGGTGACGAACCTGCGCCTGCGTATCCAGGGAGATGCGGCACTGATCGTCTGCGGAAGCACGCTTGAGGGCGAGGAGGCGATGCTCCTCGATGCGTGGCCGGGCATCGTTGCCGCGTACCCGAAGGCTCTGCTGGTGATCGCACCGCGTCATCCTGAGCGCTTCGACCATGTGGCGCTGCTGCTGAAAGAGCGAGGTTTTCTCGCATTGCGAGGTACGACGTTTGCCCGGGTAAGAGTTCCGGTGCAGCAAGGCACGATCTTTCTGCTCGATACCATCGGCGACCTGGCCGCACTTTACCGGCTGGCGACGGTGGCGTTTGTCGGGGGCAGCCTCGTTCCCGCCGGTGGACACAATCCTCTGGAGCCGGCGCAGGCGGGCGTGCCGGTTCTCATCGGACCGTCCTATGAGAACTTTCGCGAGATCGTCGAGGCTATGTTGGCGAACGAAGGCATCGCCATCGTCGACAAGGAGCATCTTGGGTCGGCCATACTCGGACTGCTGCGCAGCCGGGAGAAGGCGGTCGCCATGGGATCACGTGGCCGGGAGCTTTCGGCGGCGCAGTCCGGGGCGACAGCGCGAACTGCGCTTGCGTTACTGCGGCTTCTTCCTCCACGTCCGGACACGCGCGGCGAGGGCGGCCAGATCCGAGCGACCGCTCTTGGTGAGGGAGTCGAGTCTGACAGTGGGGCCGCGGCGCTGTGA
- the waaC gene encoding lipopolysaccharide heptosyltransferase I, with protein MSASDRPTTPAHASATTPLRVLIVRTSAMGDVLHALPAVAAMRQRHPDWYIGWVIDPRWRPLLQAEGGDDVPTGDPKRPIVDRCHTVPTQEWKRKPLTAATVSGIAALGRELRAAKYDLCVDMQGLIRSSLVGRMSGAPRYTGRSRPREAAARWLYKTRVVTHSAHVIDQGCELLGEAICSPLTACEVRLPVDSEAEAWADEFLNQTLPRELWNRYALFAPTAGWGAKQWPHERYGRVAIALAEAGYATLVNAYKADDAAALAVVKASLGCAVAAPATMPQMIALQRRAALVIAGDTGPLHLAAALGRPVVGLYGPTDPARTGPYSAKRRVLRHCSSVVDHSRHDESEAGLQRITVEEVIAAALDLLRESEMAQMDLPQTDLKERI; from the coding sequence TTGAGTGCTTCCGATAGACCGACGACACCGGCCCATGCATCCGCCACAACGCCTCTGCGCGTTCTGATCGTGCGCACGAGTGCCATGGGAGATGTACTGCACGCCCTGCCTGCGGTTGCGGCCATGCGTCAGCGGCATCCTGACTGGTACATCGGCTGGGTCATCGATCCGCGCTGGCGTCCCCTGCTGCAGGCGGAGGGCGGCGACGACGTTCCTACCGGCGATCCGAAGCGGCCCATCGTCGACCGCTGCCATACCGTGCCGACACAGGAGTGGAAGCGGAAGCCACTAACGGCAGCCACGGTCAGCGGAATCGCGGCTCTGGGAAGAGAGCTGCGAGCAGCGAAGTACGACCTGTGCGTGGACATGCAGGGCCTCATTCGTTCCTCGCTGGTCGGCAGGATGAGCGGCGCGCCGCGTTATACCGGACGCTCGAGGCCACGCGAAGCCGCTGCGCGGTGGCTCTACAAGACGCGGGTGGTCACGCACTCGGCGCATGTGATCGACCAGGGATGTGAGCTTCTCGGGGAGGCGATCTGCTCGCCACTGACGGCTTGCGAGGTCAGGCTGCCGGTGGACTCTGAAGCGGAGGCGTGGGCGGACGAATTTCTTAACCAAACCCTGCCGAGAGAGCTCTGGAACCGGTATGCGCTCTTCGCCCCAACCGCTGGATGGGGAGCCAAGCAGTGGCCACACGAGCGCTATGGACGGGTGGCGATCGCGCTGGCCGAAGCAGGCTATGCGACGCTGGTGAATGCCTACAAAGCGGATGATGCCGCAGCGTTAGCTGTCGTCAAGGCGAGCCTGGGCTGCGCTGTCGCCGCGCCAGCAACCATGCCCCAGATGATCGCCTTGCAGCGTCGCGCGGCCCTCGTGATCGCGGGGGATACCGGGCCTCTGCACCTTGCGGCAGCTTTGGGACGGCCGGTTGTGGGTCTCTATGGGCCTACCGATCCCGCCCGTACCGGGCCCTATTCTGCGAAGCGGCGCGTCCTGCGGCATTGCTCGAGCGTCGTTGATCATAGCCGCCATGACGAATCGGAGGCGGGCCTGCAGAGAATCACGGTGGAAGAGGTTATCGCGGCGGCGCTCGATCTGCTGCGAGAATCAGAGATGGCGCAGATGGATTTGCCTCAAACAGATTTGAAGGAACGCATTTGA
- a CDS encoding methyltransferase family protein: protein MNEQETKKSRTTWQKIARRIRVPLGFVFAAVFLWLARPTWQSMFGSLLLVLPGLWLRGYAAGYVRKNSELTTTGPYAYTRNPLYLGSMAIAFGFAAASGRWIIFIVLAALFLAIYLPTILSEEEYLRAHFPGFDAYAAKVPRLLPRLTPAFTGQTTGTFSKPLYLHHREYNAAMGAAAIYAALAARLWFLAAH, encoded by the coding sequence TTGAACGAGCAGGAAACGAAGAAGAGTCGCACGACATGGCAGAAGATCGCCCGCAGGATCAGGGTCCCGCTGGGATTCGTCTTCGCAGCTGTGTTTCTGTGGCTGGCGCGACCGACGTGGCAATCTATGTTTGGCAGCCTGCTGCTCGTGTTGCCCGGCCTATGGCTGCGGGGCTATGCAGCGGGATATGTTCGCAAGAACTCCGAGCTGACCACAACCGGCCCCTACGCCTACACCCGCAATCCTCTTTACCTGGGGTCGATGGCGATCGCCTTCGGGTTCGCCGCGGCCTCCGGGCGATGGATCATTTTTATTGTTCTTGCAGCGCTATTCCTGGCGATCTATCTTCCGACCATTCTGTCGGAGGAAGAGTATCTTCGCGCACATTTCCCTGGATTCGATGCCTATGCCGCGAAGGTTCCGCGGCTGCTTCCTCGGCTGACTCCAGCTTTCACTGGCCAGACGACAGGTACGTTTTCGAAGCCGCTTTACCTGCATCATCGCGAGTACAATGCTGCTATGGGCGCGGCTGCAATCTATGCGGCGCTGGCGGCGCGGCTGTGGTTTCTCGCAGCCCACTGA
- a CDS encoding DUF3108 domain-containing protein, translating into MKPIHSAILSATLLLSACAVAQSPFQTQPQTQYTPIPTLQAPAPGYVFPQKQTLSFDVDWRVFTAGTAVFHLEQQGTEQKITATADTVGGTNMLFPVIDKFQAAFDTHTGCSNGFSKQLQEGPRKVNSDLTFNYQAGKQTQLEKNMVKGTSKTLTASIPACVTDSLSAIFYAASQPLVVGQEVRFPLADSMRTVTVVMKVEAKEEIKTPAGTFQTIRVQPTAAEGIVKNRGNIWIWYTDDARHIPVQIRARLFWGTITFHLKSIESK; encoded by the coding sequence TTGAAGCCCATTCATTCCGCAATCCTCTCCGCGACGCTTCTGCTCTCCGCCTGCGCGGTCGCCCAATCGCCATTCCAGACACAACCTCAGACCCAGTACACCCCCATTCCGACCCTCCAGGCACCAGCTCCGGGTTACGTCTTTCCGCAGAAGCAGACGCTCTCCTTCGACGTCGACTGGCGCGTCTTCACCGCGGGCACGGCGGTCTTTCATCTTGAACAGCAGGGCACCGAGCAGAAGATCACCGCGACCGCCGACACCGTCGGCGGAACCAATATGCTCTTCCCGGTGATCGACAAGTTCCAGGCGGCCTTCGATACCCACACAGGATGTTCGAACGGCTTCAGCAAGCAGTTGCAGGAGGGGCCGCGCAAGGTCAATAGCGACCTGACCTTCAACTACCAGGCAGGCAAGCAGACGCAGCTCGAGAAGAACATGGTGAAGGGGACGTCGAAGACACTTACCGCCTCCATTCCCGCCTGCGTCACCGATTCCCTTTCGGCGATCTTCTATGCCGCCTCGCAGCCGTTGGTCGTTGGGCAGGAGGTACGCTTCCCTCTCGCGGACTCCATGCGTACCGTGACCGTGGTGATGAAGGTTGAGGCGAAGGAAGAGATCAAGACTCCGGCAGGAACGTTCCAGACGATCCGGGTTCAGCCGACTGCGGCGGAAGGTATCGTAAAAAACCGGGGCAACATCTGGATCTGGTACACCGACGATGCCCGCCACATCCCGGTGCAGATTCGCGCACGACTGTTCTGGGGCACGATCACCTTCCATCTGAAATCGATCGAAAGTAAGTAG
- a CDS encoding DNA-methyltransferase, with translation MFWIKHTRQEPCGQNPAPAKLRGDDKRKEDNTRYPVTVNRIVYGDNLEVLRGLEAGSVPLIYIDPPFNTGKRQSRPAMKTVQDPDGDRVGFGGKRYRTELAELSASTSGYGDSFADYPGFLRPRLEEAHRILAPYGSLFFHIDPREVHYCKVMLDGIFGRECFQNEIIWAYDYGARASKKWPAKHDNILWYTRHPGRYTFNLEASDRIPYMAPTLVGAKKAARGKTPTDVWWHTIVSPTGKEKTGYATQKPLGILERIVRVHSNPGDLVLDFFAGSGTTGAAAARNGREFLLVDENPAAVAVMEQRLAAYLPVKTEKLRKPARKRAAGAPKKKAARKSISVKSKETRTKRGVLPPTDPIAT, from the coding sequence ATGTTCTGGATAAAACATACACGGCAGGAACCTTGCGGCCAAAATCCGGCACCCGCGAAGTTACGGGGCGACGACAAACGGAAGGAAGACAATACGCGATACCCTGTGACGGTGAACCGGATCGTGTACGGCGACAATCTGGAGGTGCTGCGCGGGCTAGAAGCGGGATCAGTGCCGCTAATCTACATCGATCCGCCGTTCAACACGGGAAAACGGCAGTCCCGTCCGGCGATGAAGACGGTCCAGGACCCCGACGGCGACCGGGTGGGCTTTGGCGGCAAACGCTACCGGACGGAGTTGGCCGAGCTGAGCGCTTCGACCAGCGGTTACGGCGACAGCTTCGCGGACTACCCGGGATTTCTGCGGCCAAGGCTGGAAGAGGCGCACCGTATCCTTGCGCCCTACGGCAGCCTCTTCTTTCACATCGATCCACGCGAGGTGCACTACTGCAAGGTGATGCTGGACGGAATCTTCGGCCGGGAATGTTTTCAGAACGAGATCATCTGGGCCTACGACTACGGAGCGAGAGCCTCCAAGAAGTGGCCGGCCAAGCACGACAACATCCTCTGGTACACCCGTCACCCGGGGCGGTACACCTTCAATCTGGAGGCGAGCGACCGCATACCCTACATGGCGCCGACGCTGGTTGGAGCAAAGAAGGCCGCGCGCGGCAAGACTCCGACCGATGTCTGGTGGCATACGATCGTCTCGCCAACGGGCAAAGAGAAGACCGGCTATGCGACGCAGAAGCCGCTGGGTATTCTGGAGCGAATTGTGCGGGTACACTCGAACCCCGGCGACCTGGTGCTGGACTTCTTTGCTGGCAGCGGAACGACGGGAGCAGCGGCGGCGCGTAACGGGCGCGAGTTCCTGCTCGTCGATGAGAATCCGGCGGCCGTGGCGGTGATGGAGCAGCGGCTGGCGGCGTATCTGCCGGTGAAGACGGAGAAGTTACGGAAGCCGGCCAGAAAACGGGCGGCTGGAGCTCCTAAGAAAAAGGCCGCGCGAAAGTCGATTTCGGTCAAGTCAAAGGAAACCCGAACCAAGCGAGGCGTCCTACCGCCAACGGACCCAATAGCAACGTAA